In the Lepus europaeus isolate LE1 chromosome 18, mLepTim1.pri, whole genome shotgun sequence genome, one interval contains:
- the PIPOX gene encoding peroxisomal sarcosine oxidase produces the protein MASQTVLYDAIVIGAGIQGCFSAYHLAKHRKSVLLLEQFFLPHSRGSSHGQSRIIRKAYLEDFYTHMMDECYRLWAQLEQEAGTQLHRRTGLLLLGMAEDPELKSMQATLSRHGLEHQRLSSEELKQRFPNIRLTKGEVGLLDKSGGVLYADKALRALQDAVRQLGGTVRDGEKVLDIKPGLPVTVTTTSRSYQAKSLIITAGPWTNRLLRPLGIELPLQTLRINVCYWRETVPGSYGASQAFPCFLGMGLTPHHVYGLPSGEYPGLMKVCYHHGDTVDPEERDCPRAMTDIQDVQILCDFVRAHLPNLKPQPDIMERCMYTNTPDTHFILDRHPKYDNIVIGAGFSGHGFKLSPVVGKVLYELSMKLTPSYDLTPFRISRFPGLGKAHL, from the exons ATGGCTTCTCAGACAGTTCTCTATGACGCCATTGTGATCGGGGCAGGCATCCAGGGCTGCTTCAGCGCTTACCACCTGGCCAAACACAGGAAGAGCGTCCTCCTGCTGGAGCAG TTCTTCCTGCCGCACTCCCGAGGGAGCTCCCATGGACAGAGCCGGATAATCCGAAAGGCATACCTTGAAGACTTTTACACCCACATGATGGACGAGTGCTATCGGCTATGGGCCCAGCTGGAGCAAGAAGCTGGGACCCAGCtgcacag aCGGACTGGACTGTTGCTGTTGGGAATGGCAGAGGATCCAGAACTAAAGTCAATGCAGGCCACACTGTCCAGACATGGGCTGGAACACCAGCGTCTTTCCTCCGAGGAACTGAAGCAGCGTTTCCCAAACATTCGGTTGACCAAGGGAGAAGTAGGCCTCTTGGACAAGTCTGGAGGAGTTCTCTATGCAGACAAGGCCCTCAGGGCCCTCCAG GACGCAGTTCGCCAGCTGGGAGGCACAGTGCGTGATGGAGAGAAGGTGCTGGACATAAAACCAGGGCTACCGGTCACGGTGACCACCACCTCCAGGAGCTACCAAGCCAAGAGCCTGATCATCACAGCGGGTCCCTGGACCAACAGGCTTCTCCGTCCCCTGGGAATTGAGCTACCTCTCCAG ACCCTGCGGATCAACGTGTGTTACTGGCGAGAGACGGTTCCTGGGAGCTATGGTGCTTCCCAGGCTTTTCCTTGCTTCCTGGGCATGGGCCTGACTCCCCACCACGTCTATGGGCTGCCCTCCGGAGAGTATCCTGGGCTCATGAAG GTCTGCTATCACCACGGTGACACCGTGGACCCTGAGGAGCGGGACTGCCCCAGGGCGATGACAGACATCCAGGACGTGCAGATCCTGTGCGACTTTGTCCGCGCTCACCTACCCAACCTGAAGCCGCAGCCCGACATCATGGAACGCTGCATGTACACG AACACCCCTGATACGCACTTCATTCTTGATCGCCACCCGAAGTATGACAACATTGTCATCGGTGCTGGATTCTCTG GACATGGATTCAAGCTGTCCCCTGTCGTGGGGAAGGTCCTGTATGAACTAAGCATGAAACTAACCCCATCCTATGACCTGACACCTTTTCGAATCAGCCGCTTCCCCGGCCTGGGCAAAGCCCACCTTTGA